In Corylus avellana chromosome ca2, CavTom2PMs-1.0, the following proteins share a genomic window:
- the LOC132172086 gene encoding phospholipase D zeta 1-like produces the protein MSLERLIAGGVPPSEAPVMSRSHSSRQCGGEQVWIFEELPTATIESVSRPDTGDISPMLLSYTIEVQYKQFKWRLLKKASQVLYLHFALKKRAFIEELYGKQEQVKEWLQSLGIVDQTAVVQDDDEPDDGAIPLHYEGSVRNRNVPSIAAFPIIRPALGGQQSISDRAKVAMQGYLNHFLGNMDIVNSREVCKFLEVSKLSFLREFGSKLKEGYVMVKHLPRVDSDVKCWVLRWSSCCQSNWEKVWAVLKPGFLALLDDPFDTKLLDIIVFDVLPVSNRKEGLEVYLANHIKEHNPLRYAFRATCGNRSIKLRTTSSAKVKEWVTAINNAGLKSQESWCHPQRFDSYAPQRGLIEDGSQAQWFIDGEAAFEVIASSIENAKSEIFITGWWLCPELYLRRPFHSHPSSQLDALLEAKAKLGVQIYILLYKEVSLALKINSMYSKKRLLDIHENVRVLRYPDHISTGVYYWSHHEKLVIVDSKICFIGGLDLCFGRYDTTEHRVGDCPPVIWPGKDYYNPRESEPNSWEDTMRDELDRRKYPRMPWHDVHCALWGPPCRDVARHFVQRWNHAKRNKAPNEQKIPLLMPHHLMVLPHYMGRSQDIDIKHNNSDENQKSISRQDSFSSLSPSEDIPLLLPLEADGVAASNVGSKLNGLHMNHNLLDQPTGVNGSFSSTFQEPEVKASAADTQIKGFVNDLDSMDLQSEMDSNAVAECDMKTSDEWWETPKEGNHAVAGNDCVGPRTACRVQVIRSVSQWSVGTSQIEGSIHSAYCSLIKDAKHFIYIENQFFISGLKGDETIQNRVLEALYRRILKAHKEQKCFRVIVVLPLLPGFQGGLDDGGAATVRALTHWQYRTISREKHSILHKLNVILGPKTHDYISFYGLRSYGRLFDDGPVATSQVYVHSKLMIIDDHIALIGSSNINDRSLLGSRDSEIGVVIEDKDFLDSSMNGEPWQAGKFSYTLRCSLWSEHLGLSAGEINQISDPVTDSTYKDLWLATAKKNSIIYQDAFACIPNDRIHSRAALRQSMAHWKEKLGHTTIDLGIAPEKLESSENGEVKEIDPMERLKSIRGHLVSFPLEFMCEENNMRPVFNESEFYAAPQVFH, from the exons ATGTCATTGGAGAGGCTTATTGCCGGAGGTGTGCCACCGTCGGAGGCTCCGGTGATGTCAAGGTCTCACTCATCCCGCCAATGTGGGGGGGAGCAGGTGTGGATCTTCGAGGAGTTGCCGACGGCCACGATCGAGTCGGTTTCACGGCCCGATACCGGAGATATCAGCCCCATGCTTCTGTCTTACACCATTGAGGTTCAATACAAGCAG TTCAAGTGGCGTTTACTGAAGAAAGCATCACAAGTTCTCTATTTACATTTCGCTTTGAAGAAACGTGCATTTATTGAGGAATTATATGGGAAACAAGAACAG GTTAAAGAATGGCTTCAAAGCTTAGGAATAGTGGATCAAACAGCAGTGGTGCAAGATGATGATGAACCTGATGATGGAGCTATTCCTTTACATTATGAAGGAAGTGTTAGAAACAG AAATGTTCCATCAATTGCTGCTTTTCCAATAATTCGCCCAGCACTAGGAGGTCAGCAGTCCATTTCAGACAGAGCAAAGGTGGCAATGCAGGGCTATCTGAATCACTTTCTAGGAAACATGGATATTGTAAACTCCCGGGAG GTATGCAAATTTTTGGAGGTCTCCAAGTTGTCATTTTTACGCGAGTTTGGTTCAAAATTGAAAGAAGGTTATGTAATGGTGAAGCATCTACCAAGGGTTGATTCTGATGTGAAGTGTTGGGTGTTACGTTGGTCCAGTTGTTGCCAAAGCAATTGGGAAAAG GTGTGGGCTGTTTTAAAACCTGGTTTCCTAGCCTTGCTGGATGATCCTTTTGACACGAAACTCTTGGACATAATTGTTTTTGATGTACTACCAGTCTCGAACAGAAAGGAGGGGTTAGAAGTATACTTAGCAAATCATATAAAGGAACATAATCCCTTACGTTATGCATTTAGG GCCACTTGTGGAAATCGGAGCATAAAGTTGAGAACCACAAGTAGTGCCAAAGTTAAAGAATGGGTTACAGCAATCAACAATGCTGGTCTAAAATCTCAAGAGAGTTGGTGCCATCCTCAACGTTTTGATTCCTATGCTCCCCAAAGAGGTTTGATAGAAGATGGAAGCCAGGCTCAATGGTTTATAGATGGGGAAGCAGCCTTTGAAGTAATTGCTTCTTCAATAGAGAATGCAAAATCAGAg ATATTCATTACTGGGTGGTGGCTTTGCCCAGAACTGTATTTAAGACGTCCTTTTCATAGTCATCCTTCCTCTCAGCTTGATGCATTACTAGAAGCAAAAGCTAAGCTAGGGGTCCAG ATTTACATTCTTCTTTACAAGGAGGTATCTCTTGCTTTAAAAATCAACAGTATGTACAGTAAGAAAAGGCTCCTTGACATTCATGAGAATGTAAGGGTTTTGCGATATCCTGACCATATATCCACTGGAGTTTATTATTG GTCACACCATGAAAAACTTGTTATTGTTGACTCTAAGATTTGCTTTATTGGAGGATTAGATTTATGCTTTGGACGTTATGACACAACTGAACACAGAGTGGGCGATTGCCCTCCTGTCATATGGCCTGGAAAGGACTACTATAATCCAAG gGAATCTGAACCAAATTCTTGGGAAGACACAATGAGAGATGAATTGGATCGTAGAAAATATCCCCGTATGCCATGGCATGATGTTCATTGTGCTCTTTGGGGGCCACCCTGTCGTGACGTTGCTAGGCACTTTGTCCAGCGCTGGAACCATGCTAAG AGAAACAAAGCTccaaatgaacaaaaaattccACTGCTTATGCCTCACCACCTCATGGTCCTTCCTCATTACATGGGAAGAAGCCAAGATATAGATATTAAACACAACAACTCAGATGAAAACCAGAAAAGCATTAGCAGACAGGATTCTTTTTCGTCACTATCACCTTCGGAAGATATCCCATTGCTTTTGCCTCTGGAAGCTGATGGAGTAGCGGCTTCGAATGTAGGCTCAAAGTTGAACGGCCTGCATATGAATCACAATCTTCTTGATCAGCCAACTGGGGTCAATGGAAGTTTCTCATCCACATTCCAAGAGCCAGAAGTTAAAGCCTCAGCTGCTGATACACAGATTAAAGGCTTTGTAAATGACCTTGACTCTATGGATCTTCAGAGTGAAATGGATTCAAATGCGGTTGCAGAGTGTGACATGAAAACTTCAGATGAGTGGTGGGAAACTCCCAAGGAAGGCAATCATGCTGTTGCAGGGAACGACTGTGTTGGTCCGCGTACTGCATGCCGTGTTCAG GTTATCAGAAGTGTCAGCCAGTGGTCTGTTGGAACAAGTCAAATTGAAGGAAGCATTCATAGTGCTTATTGTTCTCTCATTAAGGATGCAAAGCATTTTATCTACATAGAG AATCAATTTTTCATATCGGGGCTTAAAGGAGATGAGACAATACAAAACCGTGTCCTAGAAGCTTTATACCGTCGTATTTTGAAAGCACACAAAGAACAGAAGTGTTTCAGGGTCATTGTTGTCTTGCCACTCTTACCTGGCTTCCAG GGAGGTCTGGATGATGGTGGTGCAGCAACTGTTAGAGCCTTAACGCATTGGCAGTATCGTACTATTTCTAGAGAAAAGCACTCAATACTGCATAAACTTAACGTTATTCTTGGTCCTAAAACCCATGATTATATTTCTTTCTATGGCCTGAGATCCTACGGTAGACTTTTTGATGATGGTCCTGTGGCTACCAGTCAG GTTTATGTGCACAGCAAATTAATGATTATTGATGACCACATTGCTTTGATTGGTTCATCCAACATAAATGATAGGAGTTTGCTAGGATCAAGAGACTCTGAG ATTGGGGTAGTAATTGAAGATAAAGACTTTCTTGATTCATCTATGAATGGAGAGCCTTGGCAGGCTGGAAAATTTTCTTATACTCTTCGGTGCTCCCTGTGGTCTGAGCACCTTGGTTTATCTGCAGGAGAG ATCAATCAAATTAGTGATCCTGTAACAGACTCAACATACAAAGATCTGTGGTTAGCAACTGCAAAG AAAAATTCCATTATCTACCAAGATGCCTTTGCTTGCATTCCCAACGATCGCATACACTCTCG AGCTGCTCTCAGGCAAAGCATGGCCCATTGGAAGGAGAAACTTGGCCACACCACCATTGATTTAGGAATAGCCCCTGAGAAGCTAGAATCCTCTGAGAATGGAGAAGTCAAGGAAATAGATCCAATGGAGAGATTGAAGTCTATTAGGGGACATCTTGTTTCCTTCCCTTTAGAGTTTATGTGTGAAGAAAACAATATGAGACCAGTATTCAACGAGAGTGAGTTTTATGCAGCTCCTCAAGTATTTCACTAA